The genomic stretch AAGGGGATTCCTGTTGTCAGAGAAGCGGATTTAGTCTTTAAAAAAAATCTGAGTGAGGAAAATGAAAAAGAATTATTTGTAACTCTTTTTAAGATTCAAACTTCGATTCAGTTTGCAGAAACAAAAAACGTTCCTTATTAGAACTATCCAAAACCTTCTTAGGGGAAACAAAACCCAAACTGATGGCCAAGTTTTCTAATTCTTGGATGTAAGTCGGATGGGTTTCCATTAGAAACCAACCACCTGGTTTTAATCTTCTCTTAACGGAATCAAATAAATCGCGATGGAAAGAGAGGATATCAGAAACAAACAATGCTAAATGGGGTTCATACTCCAAAACATCAGGCATAATGTCTTTTTTTTCCGATTCTGGGATATAGGGAGGGTTTGAAACAATCACATCAAAACGTAAATCATTGGGAAGTGAATTGTCCAGACTCGAAACATAAAACTGAACATCTGTTAGTTTGTATTTGTCAGCGTTTGATTTACTGGTTTCGATTGCTTTTTCTGAAATATCAGATAACACAACAAGGTTCGGTTTTAGAAGTTGTGATAAACTGAGGCCAATACAACCACTTCCCGAACACAAATCCCAAATTTGTATTCCATCTGGAAATGCATTTGTGAGTGTTTCTTTTTGTTTAAAAAGGTAATCTACAAGTTCTTCCGTTTCTGGCCTTGGGATGAGAACATCTTCTGATACAAAGTATTCAAATTGATGGAACCCTTTTTTCCCTGTGATGTAAGCTACGGGTTTTCGTTTGCTTCGTTCTACAATCCTTTCTCTGTACAAATCAATTTCTTTTTGAGATAGAGGCATTTCGAATTGGGAATAGAGTTTGATACGAGGTAAACCAAGTAGGTCAGAGAGAAGCCATTCAGCATCGACACGTGGGTTTGGAATTTCCTTTTTTTCCAGAAATTCTGTGGAACGTTTGAGATAATAAAGTAAGGTTCCTGGTTGTTCCGCCATAATGTTTGCCCCCAACAGGATTCGAACCTGTGTCCCCAGTTTAGGAAACTAGTGCTCTATCCACCTGAGCTATGGGAGCTTTTACGTAGGTTTACGTTTCTGATTCACTATCCTTTGGAAATCGGAGATATTGTGAATAACAATTTTATCTGGGTAGAGGTCAAGTTTCCCAGTTTTTACATATTGCATGAGGACTTTTTGGACTTCTCCCACAGGTTGGGCACACCAATTGGCAATGTCATCCACTGTTGCAGAAAGGATGATTTCGTTATAAACATCATTATTATACTGCTTCTCGTATAACATCACAAAGACGTCACAAACTTTTCCTACAATGTCATCCATTAGGAGGATCATAAGTCGTCTTTTTTGGTCATAAATCCGGAAGGAAAAGATATGTAATAATTTCATCGCGAGTGCAGGGTTTTTGGTCATGAGCATCTCAAAGTTTGCACGATTGAAATTGAGTGCTTTGACTTCCGTCACAGCAATGGCAGTAGCAGACCTTGGCTGTTCTTCCAAAATCGCCATCTCTCCCAAAATATCACCGGCTTCCAAGACATCTAAGGTTTTGATACTTGTGCCTATGGTTTTAGTGATTTTGACTTTTCCTTCTTTAATGAGGTAAAAATCGTTCCCAGGTTCGTATTCACAAAATAAAACTTCGTTTGGTTGGAATACTTTTCCAAATTTCCCAAACATTGCTTCTAACATTTGGTCGTTCACTATCTACCTCCTTTGAGTTTGGATTTGGCATCTTCTGAGATACTGTCATCCATAGGAGGCATTTGTGTTACCTTTTGGAACAATTGTTTTGCTTTTTCTTTATCCCCTGAGGCCTCTGTTGCGAGAGCCAAATGGTAAAGGTTTTCTTTGAGCAGTAGTCCTTTTGGGTAACGTTTGATAAAACTGGAAAAATGAGAAATAGCACTTGGATAATCTTTTGCTTTAAAACTAGATTTGCCCATGTAAAAAAGAGAATTTTCAACAAACTGTTCTTCTTCTTGGGTCACTGAATCCGTTCTGTCAGATACAGTTTTGAAGAGTTCAATCGCATCTGCATACTTACCTGCATTCATAAGAGTGGATGCTTTATCATATTGAGAAAGAATGGAATTTGGATCTACACTGGAAGTGGCAGTTGGTGATTGGACTGCCATCGTTTTTAACATCTCTTGGAGTTTCCCTGTTTGGGATCCAGGCTCAGGTTTATAAACTAACTCTTGTATGGTGAGAGGGAATGGTGTTTTTTTGCGAGCTAAGTCTAAAAGTTGTTTGGCTCGGTCTAAGTACATTCCGTCCGGATAATGTTGGATGTATTTCTCAAATGCATACGCTGCATGGTCAAAGTTACCATTTTTATAAAAAACTTCGGCTACGTTCATTAGCTCAAAAGCTGGGTTCTTTGCTTCCCCTTGTCCGAGGATTTCCCTAACCTGTCTGTGCACTTGCCTCAGTTGGCTTGAGAACACTTTGAGCATTTTGATGATGAGATGGGTTTTGTCTGAGACAAATTTTTCGAATTCAGGCACTTTGAAGACTAGAACCGTTGCAGCTCCAATCACTTGTGCTGTTTCTTCCCTAGGGTAACGACCAATGGCACTCTTCACTCCAAAAAACTCACCGAGTTTCACATCCTCTTTGAGTTCCACTCCATTGATATTGGTGTAAGTTAGTACAACTCGGCCTTTTTGTAGTACAAAGATATCCTCTGCCTTGTCTTTTTCAAAATAGACAATGGAACCACCTTTATAATTACGTACTATGGGACCTGACACTCATGCCTCGCTTGGGCTTCATTTTTAAAAATTAGGTAAAAAAGCCAAACTCTTTTTGTAACCGACACTGTCAGAAACTTGTTTCATGAGTTTTTTTGGTGAACCCGCAACCAACTTGTTTTTTCCTTCGATCGAAATTTCTTCTGTACCCAATCCAAACTCTTGGAAGAGTGACAAAAATTCAAGTGATCCATAAATGGGATAACCATCGATGACAACTAAATCAATGTGTTTCCAATGAAGTTCTGATACATTTAAATCAGAAGTTTTTTTCTCATCACTGATCACTACAAAATCACAATTTAACCCAGGCATAAGAGCATTTGGATTTCCCATCCGAAAGGCTTTTCTTGGATTTTCTGTTATCATTTGTATTAATGTTTCTTCCGGAAGTTCTTCACCATATAATCCAAAATAAATGGATTTTGCTGTTTTTAATTCTTCCAATAAATGATTGGATCCACTTGGGGAAGAATCTGTCCCCAAACAAACGTTAACGCCTCGTTCTAAAAAGAGTTTGATATTGGTAGTTTTTCCAAAAATATGAAGGTTTGAAGTAGGACACCAAACTATGGATGCACCTTTTTCTGCAATTTTATCGGCTTCTTTTGGTCCAAATGGCAAACAATGAACCAGTACTGAATGTGGACCAAGTGCATCCATTTTTTCTAAAGTGCGAAGGGAATGTTTGGAATCATCATCTAATCCTTCTGCTAAGTGAGTGACAAAAGGAAGGTTTGCATGTTCTGCCATTCTATATTCTAATGCAGGGCCTTCTCCCCAGTCCAAACTATAATTCCCAACCGAATGTGCTAAGGTATAATCCGATATCAATTTAACAGGTAAAATTCCTCGAAATGGGTTTTGTACAAAATGAGGAATGTGATCAAATACAGATGTAACACCTGCAAATAAGTTTTTGTAAGCACCAAGGTAGTATAAAATTTCTGGATCAATTTGTTGGCGTTCAGCAAACACGCCTGAACTTTTATACAAATTATCATAGGATAACCATGAAAGGTGTTTTTCTGTCCCACCTACTTTGGGTAAGTAACTCGCAAGTAAATGGTCATGCGAATTGATAAATCCAGGATAAAGTTTTTTCCCTTGTAAGGAAAGAGTGAACATATCCTTGTTAGGTGTTATAAAGTCTTCGATACTTGTGATTTTTTCACCCGTAAATAAAAGATCTTTTGATTCCATTTTTCCATTTCGGAATAGGGAAGCGGATTGTAATAAAATAGGTCGGGTCATTCAAATCCCCTTTGTAAGATAAGTTCAGGATTCAAATTGGTTTTGTTTTGATTGATTTGGAAATACAACCCTTTGTCTTTTGATAAAATTCCCAATCGATCTTTTGCGTTCACTTGTTGGCCTTCTGTGACTTGGATCCTTTCTAAATTTCCGTAAACGGAATAAAGTCCGTTTTCATGTTCTAATATCACAAAGTTTTCATACCCATCCATATAATCTACATGTACGACCTTTCCTGAAAAACTAGCACGGACAAGAGAGGAACTCCCCCTTTGGAATTGAATTCCTTTATAAGGGTCATACGTAAGTTCAGAAAACTTCTTTTGGATTTTTTCTTTTTGTCCAAGAGGGAAGGCGATGATCTCTTTTATCTTTGTTTCAGACGAAATGGATTTGGTTTCCTTATCTCTTGGGATAAGTAATTTTTCATTTTCGAACAAATTTTCGGAAGTGGTCCTTCCATTTAACTTTGCCAAGGTTTCGGCTGGAACTTTCATTTTACGAGCAATTCCATACCAAGAATCACCTTTAACAACTCGGTATGTCACTTGGTTTGAATGGTTTGGAGTTTGTTTTTGGATTTGTTTGGAAAGGATGGGGAAGGTGATGAGTACCAAACCAAAACTGAATATGATGCCATGTTTTCGCATAATTCCCTAAGGCAAGTATCGACATGAAAAAGCGGGAGGGCAATAAAAAAGGCGGGAGAAACCCGCCTTTTCCAAAACCAAACAGATTTAAAAAACGAAGTTTTATTCTTCGTCTTTGTTGTTGACTTTGTATTTTTTCATTAACTCTTCTGCTACGTTTCTTGGAACTGGAGCATACTTGGAGAATTCCATAGCAAACTCAGCCTTTCCTTGGGTAGAAGAACGAAGCACTGTGGAGTATCCAAACATATCAGCAAGAGGAACTTCTGCTTCGATTTTTGCATAACCGTTCTCTTCTGTAGTGTTTAAGATCATACCACGTCTTTGGTTTACAGAAGCAAGGATCGCTCCTTGGAATTCAGTAGGTCCTTCTACTTCCACACGCATGATGGGCTCGAGGATGATAGGTGCTGCTTTTGAGAAACCTTGGCGGAATCCATAACGAGCTCCAATTTGGAATGCCATATCAGATGAATCCACATCATGGTAAGCACCATCATTGATCACACAACGAACTCCGATGATAGGGAATCCAATCAGAGATCCTCGTTCTAAACAAGAACGGAAACCCTTATCACAAGATCCGATGTATTCGCGAGGGATGGAACCACCCACGATTTTATCTACGAATTCGTAGTCTTTTCCTTCTTCTTGTGGGATTGGTTCAATGTAACCAGCTACACGAGAGAACTGACCTTGACCACCCGTTTGTTTTTTATGAGTGTAATCAAATTCTGCAGACTTCGTGATGGTTTCACGGTAAGCTACCTGAGGAGCACCAGTCACAAGGTCCACACCATACTCACGTTTCATACGTTCGATGTATACTTCGAGGTGGAGTTCTCCCATACCTTTGATGATGGTTTGACCAGACTCTTTATCAATTTCAGTTTGGAAGGTTGGGTCTTCTTTTGTGAAACGGTTGAGAGCTTTTGCAAGGTTTGGAAGTTGTTTTGACTCTTTACATTCAATTGTGAGTGAGATCACCGGATTTGGAACGAACATAGACTCCATCGTGAGTTTTGTTTTTCCATCAGTAAATGTATCCCCTGATGCACAATCGATACCGAATAGAGCAACGATATCTCCCGCTTCCGCTTTTGAAATATCTTCCATTTCGTTTGAGTGCATACGGACAAGACGTCCAATATTGTGGCGTTTGTTGTTAGATGAGTTATAAATCGTCATCCCTTTTTCGAGTCTACCTTGGTAAACACGAACATAGGTTAACTGACCGTAACGACCGTCTTCGAGTTTGAATGCTAGGCAAACTAATGGTTTTTCTGGATCAGAATCCAAAATGAGTTCGTTTTCTTCGTTTCCAATTTCTTTTGCTGTGTTTTCCACATCATAAGGTGATGCGAGGTAGTCTGCTACTCCATCCAGAAGTCTCTGAACCCCTTTGTTTTTGAAGGCAGAACCCATAAACACTGGAACAAATTTAAGTGCAAGGACACCACGACGAATCGCTTCTTTGACACGAGCTTCCGAAGGAGTTCCTTCTAACATTTCTTCTGTGAGTTCATCACTAAAAAGTGACACTGCATCGAGAAGGGCTTCGCGTTTTTCATTTGCTTGGTCTTTTAACTCTTCAGGGATGTCAGTGATTTTGATATCTTGTCCGTTTGGACCTTCAAAATAATATGCTTTCATCTCCACAAGGTCTACAATCCCTTTCAGGTCGTTTTCGAGTCCGATCGGAAGTTGCACTGCATGGGCATTGAGGTGGAGTTTTTCACGGAGTTGGTCGATAACTCTCCATGGGTTTGCACCAGTTCTGTCGAGTTTGTTGATAAAGGCAACACGTGGAACGTTGTAACGTTTCATCTGGCGGTCAACCGTGATGGACTGAGATTGAACTCCCGCAACACCACAAAGAACCATAATCGCAGAGTCAAGGACACGAAGGGAACGTTCTACTTCGATTGTGAAGTCAACGTGGCCCGGAGTATCGATGATATTGATTGTAATGTCTTTCCAAGTTGCATACGTAGCTGCTGACTGGATCGTGATCCCTCTTTCTCGTTCGAGGTCCATACTGTCCATAGTGGCACCCACACCGTCTTTTCCACGTACTTCGTGGATGGCGTGAATTTTGTTCGTATAAAATAAGATACGTTCTGTTAGGGTTGTTTTCCCTGAGTCAATGTGTGCGGAAATCCCGATATTACGGATTCTTTCCAATTTTGGATCACGTTTGGTTGCTTGCGTCGCAGAGGTCATATTTTCCTCAAAAATAAGGTTAAAGTTGAATTGATTCTACCAAAATCTGAAATGGACTGCGTTTGTAAAGTACTTGGGATTTTTGGTAAGAGGGAAAATCCTGGAGAAAGTAGAGAATAGGGAAATATGCCACTTGCTCGTTTCAAACGATTTTTTCGTACTTTGTCTTTTGCCCGAGTGGTGTGCCTTGGATTTTTTGCCGCCATCTTACTTGGGTCGTTTGGCTTGTACATTTCGGAAGAAGGTGAGTTGTCATATGTCGATAGTCTGTATCTCTCCGCCTCGTCTATTTGTGTGACAGGTTTGTCACCCATCCCCCTTTCGGGACTGAACCCCTCCACTCATTGGATCATGTTATTCCTCATCCAATTGGGGGGACTTGGGATCATCAGTTTTACAGTGATTGTTGGGTTTCTCATCACAAAAGGGATTTCCAGGAACGCTCGGTTTAATGCCTTTGTTGGGGCCGCCATTGACACCCAAACGGAAACAGAGTCACTTGCCACCAATGAAGTGAACCGGATTTTACTTTCCATCATCAATATTTCTTTTTCCATCGAAATCCTGGGAGCCATTGGATTGTATCTCCATATGCCGGAAGGAGTGGAAGGGGAGAACACCCGTTGGTTTTTTTCCCTGTTTACGGCAGTCTCTTCTTTCAATAACGCTGGTTTTTCGATCACAGATGACCTAAGTGCCTTACGTTTGGATCCTTTTTCCCTGTACATCGTTTCGGGTCTTGTGATTTTTGGAGGGATCGGATTCCCTGTCATCATCCTACTCGAAAAAGTGTTACTCACTATCTTTGTCCGAATTGTATACCGTATTGAAGTGGTAGCAGAAACCCTCATGATGGAAAAAGCTTTAAAAGCAGGGAATGTCCCACGGTTTTTGTTATTACCAGCACAGTTTTCCGCAATTTTAGAAAATCGAATTGAAGAATACAACAAACACTTACGTGGAGAAACCACGCGGATCCAATCAAAACTTTTGGTTTATGGGTCTTTTGCTTTGTTACTTTTTGGATTCATTGGAATTTATTTCTTGGAAAGGAGTAACCCTCATACTTTCCACGGCATGGATCTTGTAGATAAAATCTCCAATGCATTTTTTATGTCTGTTTGTTCCAGAACGGCTGGATTTTCGACAATGGACCTTGGTCATTTGAATGATGCCACTGTGATCATCATCACTGTACTCATGTTTATTGGTGGTGGTCCACAAGGAACGGCAGGTGGTATCAAAATCACAACTTTTGTTTTGTTACTTGCTTATCTAAAGAATGTTATCCAACCTTCTAAACCTGTCATGTTATTTGGCGAAACCGTTTCTAAAAATTCAGTGGCAGTGGCAATTCGGGTTTATTTTTTGGCAACGGTATCTTTGGCATTTATCTTCATTTTGCTTGGGATTTTGGACCAAAACCAACACTCTCTCCATGTTATCTTTTTTGAATTGATTTCTTCGTTTTCCACAGTGGGTTATAGTTTGAATCTGACTTCCCAATTAGGGGATATCGAGAAATTATTTTATGCTGCCGTCATGTATGTGGGTAGAGTGGGGATTTTTACCGTTCTCATCGCAGCAACAGGCCATTCGGGAGTCCCAAAAATGGGTACCATCGACGACGGTGTAAAAATCCAAGTCGGGTAAAATGGATATAAAAATCAGTTTTAGTAAATTTAGGCACAATCAGGATTGGTAGTTGTGAAAATGTCAGTGAAAGAGTTATTCCTCTCCTATTGGAAATCTCCCGTTCTTAGTTCAGAAGAAGAGAAGATAGAAGTTCTTAAAAAAGAAAAAAAACAAAAACTAGGCGAAATCGAATTTCGGTTGGAGTCACTTGAGATATTGATATCGAATGATAAACTCGCTGATGCAAATATTTTATTCAATTACGTTGTGTACGATTTGGTAAATTACTACCAAAGTTTAAATGGCAAAAAAGAAATTCCAAAAGACAGTGACTTGTCTTCTTTCCAATTGCCAGAA from Leptospira ellinghausenii encodes the following:
- the prmC gene encoding peptide chain release factor N(5)-glutamine methyltransferase, producing the protein MAEQPGTLLYYLKRSTEFLEKKEIPNPRVDAEWLLSDLLGLPRIKLYSQFEMPLSQKEIDLYRERIVERSKRKPVAYITGKKGFHQFEYFVSEDVLIPRPETEELVDYLFKQKETLTNAFPDGIQIWDLCSGSGCIGLSLSQLLKPNLVVLSDISEKAIETSKSNADKYKLTDVQFYVSSLDNSLPNDLRFDVIVSNPPYIPESEKKDIMPDVLEYEPHLALFVSDILSFHRDLFDSVKRRLKPGGWFLMETHPTYIQELENLAISLGFVSPKKVLDSSNKERFLFLQTESKFES
- a CDS encoding Crp/Fnr family transcriptional regulator, producing MLEAMFGKFGKVFQPNEVLFCEYEPGNDFYLIKEGKVKITKTIGTSIKTLDVLEAGDILGEMAILEEQPRSATAIAVTEVKALNFNRANFEMLMTKNPALAMKLLHIFSFRIYDQKRRLMILLMDDIVGKVCDVFVMLYEKQYNNDVYNEIILSATVDDIANWCAQPVGEVQKVLMQYVKTGKLDLYPDKIVIHNISDFQRIVNQKRKPT
- a CDS encoding tetratricopeptide repeat protein, whose translation is MSGPIVRNYKGGSIVYFEKDKAEDIFVLQKGRVVLTYTNINGVELKEDVKLGEFFGVKSAIGRYPREETAQVIGAATVLVFKVPEFEKFVSDKTHLIIKMLKVFSSQLRQVHRQVREILGQGEAKNPAFELMNVAEVFYKNGNFDHAAYAFEKYIQHYPDGMYLDRAKQLLDLARKKTPFPLTIQELVYKPEPGSQTGKLQEMLKTMAVQSPTATSSVDPNSILSQYDKASTLMNAGKYADAIELFKTVSDRTDSVTQEEEQFVENSLFYMGKSSFKAKDYPSAISHFSSFIKRYPKGLLLKENLYHLALATEASGDKEKAKQLFQKVTQMPPMDDSISEDAKSKLKGGR
- a CDS encoding amidohydrolase family protein encodes the protein MTRPILLQSASLFRNGKMESKDLLFTGEKITSIEDFITPNKDMFTLSLQGKKLYPGFINSHDHLLASYLPKVGGTEKHLSWLSYDNLYKSSGVFAERQQIDPEILYYLGAYKNLFAGVTSVFDHIPHFVQNPFRGILPVKLISDYTLAHSVGNYSLDWGEGPALEYRMAEHANLPFVTHLAEGLDDDSKHSLRTLEKMDALGPHSVLVHCLPFGPKEADKIAEKGASIVWCPTSNLHIFGKTTNIKLFLERGVNVCLGTDSSPSGSNHLLEELKTAKSIYFGLYGEELPEETLIQMITENPRKAFRMGNPNALMPGLNCDFVVISDEKKTSDLNVSELHWKHIDLVVIDGYPIYGSLEFLSLFQEFGLGTEEISIEGKNKLVAGSPKKLMKQVSDSVGYKKSLAFLPNF
- a CDS encoding LIC_10271 family cell wall hydrolase, whose amino-acid sequence is MRKHGIIFSFGLVLITFPILSKQIQKQTPNHSNQVTYRVVKGDSWYGIARKMKVPAETLAKLNGRTTSENLFENEKLLIPRDKETKSISSETKIKEIIAFPLGQKEKIQKKFSELTYDPYKGIQFQRGSSSLVRASFSGKVVHVDYMDGYENFVILEHENGLYSVYGNLERIQVTEGQQVNAKDRLGILSKDKGLYFQINQNKTNLNPELILQRGFE
- the fusA gene encoding elongation factor G — encoded protein: MTSATQATKRDPKLERIRNIGISAHIDSGKTTLTERILFYTNKIHAIHEVRGKDGVGATMDSMDLERERGITIQSAATYATWKDITINIIDTPGHVDFTIEVERSLRVLDSAIMVLCGVAGVQSQSITVDRQMKRYNVPRVAFINKLDRTGANPWRVIDQLREKLHLNAHAVQLPIGLENDLKGIVDLVEMKAYYFEGPNGQDIKITDIPEELKDQANEKREALLDAVSLFSDELTEEMLEGTPSEARVKEAIRRGVLALKFVPVFMGSAFKNKGVQRLLDGVADYLASPYDVENTAKEIGNEENELILDSDPEKPLVCLAFKLEDGRYGQLTYVRVYQGRLEKGMTIYNSSNNKRHNIGRLVRMHSNEMEDISKAEAGDIVALFGIDCASGDTFTDGKTKLTMESMFVPNPVISLTIECKESKQLPNLAKALNRFTKEDPTFQTEIDKESGQTIIKGMGELHLEVYIERMKREYGVDLVTGAPQVAYRETITKSAEFDYTHKKQTGGQGQFSRVAGYIEPIPQEEGKDYEFVDKIVGGSIPREYIGSCDKGFRSCLERGSLIGFPIIGVRCVINDGAYHDVDSSDMAFQIGARYGFRQGFSKAAPIILEPIMRVEVEGPTEFQGAILASVNQRRGMILNTTEENGYAKIEAEVPLADMFGYSTVLRSSTQGKAEFAMEFSKYAPVPRNVAEELMKKYKVNNKDEE
- a CDS encoding TrkH family potassium uptake protein, whose amino-acid sequence is MPLARFKRFFRTLSFARVVCLGFFAAILLGSFGLYISEEGELSYVDSLYLSASSICVTGLSPIPLSGLNPSTHWIMLFLIQLGGLGIISFTVIVGFLITKGISRNARFNAFVGAAIDTQTETESLATNEVNRILLSIINISFSIEILGAIGLYLHMPEGVEGENTRWFFSLFTAVSSFNNAGFSITDDLSALRLDPFSLYIVSGLVIFGGIGFPVIILLEKVLLTIFVRIVYRIEVVAETLMMEKALKAGNVPRFLLLPAQFSAILENRIEEYNKHLRGETTRIQSKLLVYGSFALLLFGFIGIYFLERSNPHTFHGMDLVDKISNAFFMSVCSRTAGFSTMDLGHLNDATVIIITVLMFIGGGPQGTAGGIKITTFVLLLAYLKNVIQPSKPVMLFGETVSKNSVAVAIRVYFLATVSLAFIFILLGILDQNQHSLHVIFFELISSFSTVGYSLNLTSQLGDIEKLFYAAVMYVGRVGIFTVLIAATGHSGVPKMGTIDDGVKIQVG